From Flavobacterium arcticum, the proteins below share one genomic window:
- a CDS encoding DUF4255 domain-containing protein: protein MISTALKFSSQSLNQFLKNSMELDEDKVVLNNLIENNGELPQSNQNKVVVSLINIEQETARPFRNKAVPLNNGNYANVSLSERYNLYVLISANFDDYEETLKFLDAVILFFQINPCLDSRNFSNIPAGLTKVEFDIEKIAYHQMHSLWTAMGAKYQPSVVYKMRLITMQGNQTITFNTGVSQTSNNVKQ, encoded by the coding sequence ATGATTAGTACAGCACTTAAATTTAGTAGTCAATCATTAAATCAGTTCCTAAAAAATAGTATGGAGCTCGATGAAGATAAAGTAGTGCTTAATAATTTGATAGAAAACAATGGCGAGTTACCACAATCTAATCAAAACAAAGTAGTAGTCTCTCTCATTAATATAGAGCAAGAAACCGCTCGACCTTTTAGAAATAAGGCTGTTCCTTTAAATAATGGCAACTATGCCAATGTAAGCCTCTCAGAAAGATATAACCTATATGTGTTGATAAGTGCCAATTTTGACGATTATGAAGAGACATTAAAATTTTTAGATGCAGTAATATTATTCTTCCAAATTAATCCATGTCTCGATTCTCGTAATTTTTCAAATATACCAGCAGGGCTTACAAAAGTAGAGTTTGACATTGAAAAAATTGCCTATCATCAAATGCATAGTTTATGGACAGCTATGGGGGCAAAATATCAACCCTCTGTAGTATATAAAATGCGACTTATAACAATGCAAGGCAACCAAACAATAACATTTAATACAGGAGTATCGCAAACCTCTAATAACGTTAAGCAATGA
- a CDS encoding helix-turn-helix transcriptional regulator has translation MNTKKTVVIGSDNAANLITLLSSIQKFPYCDIQIISASRLVDLLSILIDSNPDLVIINFTNNQEVLNDINNNVKKLEIPILCLDPKSQPNILNWDSKAIVFVYPFEMIHKEHYIFNRINSIFLLKSKTYPKSEADRFPSLIPVKSAGELSRYVMELDKKREILSKVRSKIKALYPNVNDPVRKELMSIVNYIKATSSDKNLWGDFKFYFEQIHQDFLQQLTNKHPALTPTDLKYCCYLKMNMTNDDIKNLLGINQESVRTHTYRLKLKMALRKEEDLRYYLRSVC, from the coding sequence ATGAATACTAAAAAAACAGTTGTTATTGGTTCTGATAATGCAGCTAATTTAATCACTTTGCTTAGTAGCATTCAGAAATTTCCATACTGCGATATTCAAATTATCTCAGCGAGCAGGCTTGTCGATTTACTTAGTATTCTAATAGACTCAAACCCTGATCTTGTAATCATAAATTTCACTAATAACCAAGAAGTCTTAAATGACATAAATAATAATGTAAAAAAACTAGAAATACCCATATTATGTCTTGATCCAAAATCGCAACCCAATATATTAAACTGGGATAGTAAGGCAATAGTATTTGTATATCCATTCGAAATGATACATAAAGAACATTATATCTTTAATCGTATCAACTCAATATTTTTACTAAAATCGAAAACATACCCAAAAAGCGAAGCTGACAGATTTCCGTCGCTCATACCAGTAAAAAGCGCAGGAGAATTAAGTAGGTATGTAATGGAACTCGATAAGAAAAGAGAAATATTATCTAAAGTACGTTCTAAAATAAAAGCACTATACCCTAATGTAAATGACCCCGTTAGAAAAGAATTAATGTCTATAGTTAATTATATTAAAGCAACATCTAGTGATAAAAACTTATGGGGCGATTTTAAATTTTATTTTGAACAGATACACCAAGATTTCCTACAACAACTAACCAATAAACACCCCGCTCTTACCCCTACCGATTTAAAATATTGCTGTTACCTAAAAATGAATATGACCAATGATGATATTAAAAACCTATTAGGTATAAACCAAGAAAGTGTGCGCACACACACCTATCGTTTAAAGTTAAAAATGGCATTACGCAAAGAAGAAGATTTAAGGTATTACCTACGTTCCGTTTGTTAA
- a CDS encoding response regulator transcription factor, producing the protein MNTVVKIALADDEVLFRKGISFILQREKNMNVIFEASDGQDLIGKLEENPSPDIIIMDLKMPNINGVEATKIIRNSHPNIKIIALTSYNTKSFIANMIDVGAVSYVMKNTTPRELLTTINEVQNSGYYYNDYVMKVIQEYLISPRKKVVKSRFDDEQLTKREVQVLKLICKQYSGQEIANELCLSARTVEGHRNNLLRKTECKNMVGLIIYAIQNDFVSLENIID; encoded by the coding sequence ATGAATACTGTTGTAAAAATAGCATTAGCAGATGATGAAGTTTTATTTCGTAAAGGAATTTCATTTATACTGCAACGCGAAAAAAATATGAATGTTATTTTTGAAGCATCAGATGGTCAAGACCTTATTGGTAAATTAGAAGAAAACCCTTCTCCAGACATTATAATAATGGATCTTAAAATGCCTAATATTAATGGTGTAGAAGCTACTAAGATTATCAGAAATAGCCATCCCAATATTAAAATAATAGCCTTAACGAGCTATAACACAAAATCTTTTATTGCTAATATGATAGACGTAGGAGCTGTATCATATGTTATGAAAAACACTACTCCTCGAGAGTTACTCACTACAATAAACGAGGTGCAAAATTCAGGATACTATTATAACGATTACGTTATGAAGGTTATACAAGAATACTTAATATCTCCTCGAAAAAAAGTGGTAAAAAGCAGGTTTGATGACGAACAGCTTACTAAAAGAGAAGTACAGGTACTAAAACTAATATGTAAACAATATAGCGGACAGGAAATTGCTAATGAGTTATGCCTAAGTGCTAGAACTGTAGAAGGGCATCGTAATAACTTATTACGAAAAACAGAATGCAAAAACATGGTAGGCTTAATTATATATGCTATTCAAAATGATTTTGTAAGTCTTGAAAATATTATAGACTAA
- a CDS encoding sensor histidine kinase, protein MEKNVLPQTNETGTIIIYVIFLMLFMGIVLLLFFYFSKKKIIQKELEKKDLELEYQKELLQATLLVQEEERQRIARDLHDDISSKLNIVSLNSHLLTTPNLSEIEVAEITDNIVKLVAKALENSRKIAHDLLPPVLEKFGLNAGLEELYFEYNSNKITTIISENNACFDDIEPDKQLHIFRIVQELINNSVRHGKASKITILFEENNNIIQCKYNDDGRGFDIKSIKNKKGLGMKNIEHRIFFLRGAITIDSVINKGTQITFNFSSL, encoded by the coding sequence ATGGAGAAGAACGTTTTACCCCAAACTAATGAAACAGGAACAATAATTATTTATGTTATTTTCCTGATGCTCTTTATGGGTATTGTTCTCCTATTATTTTTTTACTTTTCTAAGAAAAAAATTATTCAGAAAGAATTAGAAAAAAAGGATTTAGAACTAGAGTATCAAAAAGAGCTTTTACAAGCAACACTTTTAGTACAAGAAGAAGAACGACAACGCATAGCAAGAGACTTGCATGACGATATAAGCTCTAAACTAAATATTGTATCATTAAACAGCCACTTGCTTACCACTCCTAATTTAAGTGAAATAGAAGTAGCCGAAATAACTGATAACATTGTTAAACTAGTAGCAAAAGCCTTAGAAAACTCACGTAAAATAGCACATGATTTGCTACCTCCAGTATTAGAAAAATTTGGACTTAATGCTGGTTTAGAAGAATTGTATTTTGAGTATAACAGTAATAAAATTACTACTATAATTTCTGAAAATAATGCTTGTTTTGATGATATTGAACCTGACAAGCAATTGCATATCTTTAGAATTGTACAAGAATTGATAAACAACTCTGTAAGACATGGAAAAGCATCTAAAATTACAATTCTATTTGAAGAAAATAACAACATTATACAATGTAAGTATAATGATGATGGAAGAGGTTTTGATATTAAAAGTATAAAAAACAAAAAAGGACTGGGAATGAAAAATATTGAACATAGAATATTTTTCTTAAGAGGAGCAATAACTATTGACTCTGTTATAAATAAAGGAACTCAAATTACCTTTAATTTTAGTAGCTTATGA
- a CDS encoding flavin monoamine oxidase family protein: protein MLPLLKTFRRLGEANHNGIVNGQVAQLIPSAMVDTPVMDYQAWLNASGKKLADLSNVSKDEKIAIIGAGMSGLIIGFELLRAGFTNFKIYEATDRVGGRFYSHKFPNDDNNYAELGAMRFPPSENCLFWYIKYLQENPDKYPNKIELSPDFPDPGLVPTLVLYNGVQYNIMPGQELPEVFRDINESWNGFITTEEPIYLPNGVQLDPPKLIMEWLNIDNADTYDPVRAQNAWQGYVNYFKDKSFIEGIIDVFCQPFAPKTYNTQTEQWGDSYQWKYPQDIEKFGTIGTGIGGQYPLFDISFICLLRFTLNKLEENHALIVTGTDSVADALADFDFNGKKVRDFVELNTPIQHIIPQDDGKKLTLKSNSGNEVASDINHLVMATTHRSAEISMHIDSLWSSKDKAMAETLLPMAKRQAVTNLHIAQSSKFFLKIKPWWQGEANKDRVRCITTDTAMANFYTLDYNEKDEEAICLLNYVWEDFSEKAEALGELDERYQRFLADLKALENIDYILEVMPENVTEENAVMIDWQLKKYYNGAFALTQATQEDYLSKLYYNFMNVSTQKVAKMYFAGDSYSWVGGWVEGALQTGLNSFAAIVESIKGAELTSPKENPFNNMNPKAIVYDNPSSIGTVMSFGPYGGSSVHTNYFQETIKQGDTFKVYWDLACVRGVEINNKLYGSKGRDSKTVDLSEPISICEVYVGHDKDYDSPIVRSFKLNDTLFGVEPKVDDLRYSIPFSNPVQITSVMGLTGSVVDRIGFSFEVIENSEQPEKMQKMSKSHYIKSNGIALLMLLSFMLLSLISCKGDKDKMSTEIAEKNMAGITPVEFPDNLGIPNFSFPEDSTKIYTWLDNKDVTSITNHAWGIWAGLTTKTNQMYEGDSLYVFETWFGVKELAEMTAFGNKQGGCNQIKYERTSLSVPEQFVHAQLFANAAVVDTTFQIFETVSYNPGAACFATQNLIFNQSELNKYQPSEGDIGRIPDFPANAITTKPTYFAGKPDENGLIRVPTWPGTPVPAKKFKYDTWNTYVYADINNSQPKNKVLVPVTGSNPTKEQIKAATCNVNDFINYKLDKVAALYLNQHQDQESHDFKVGDLILLVGMHVATKEISNWTWQTYFWSYNPNNPFAPSSTTEAALRPTQIKGAAANYSVSSAYAMVWPNQPINGGTDKGAEPIISFNPYLEAGFGPNVFGLKNNFKPEFEYGVQTNCMSCHALAVASDRGVYSTDQYISMNNDTIFANEIQLDFAWSIQGNINKDK from the coding sequence ATGTTACCATTATTAAAAACATTTCGACGCTTAGGAGAAGCAAACCATAACGGTATTGTTAACGGGCAAGTAGCACAATTAATACCATCTGCAATGGTTGATACTCCTGTAATGGATTATCAGGCATGGTTAAACGCTTCAGGAAAAAAGCTTGCAGATTTATCTAATGTCTCAAAAGATGAAAAAATAGCTATAATAGGCGCTGGTATGAGCGGTCTTATAATAGGTTTTGAATTATTGAGAGCTGGTTTTACAAATTTTAAAATTTATGAAGCAACAGATAGAGTAGGCGGACGGTTCTATTCTCATAAATTTCCTAATGACGATAATAATTATGCCGAATTAGGGGCAATGCGTTTTCCTCCTTCAGAGAACTGTTTGTTTTGGTATATAAAATACCTTCAAGAAAATCCTGATAAGTATCCTAATAAAATAGAATTAAGCCCTGATTTTCCAGATCCAGGTTTAGTACCCACATTAGTACTTTATAATGGCGTTCAGTATAACATTATGCCAGGGCAGGAACTCCCTGAGGTATTTAGAGATATTAATGAAAGTTGGAACGGCTTTATTACTACCGAAGAGCCTATTTATTTGCCTAATGGTGTACAGTTAGATCCGCCTAAGCTTATAATGGAATGGCTTAATATTGATAATGCTGATACTTATGACCCTGTGAGAGCACAAAATGCATGGCAAGGCTATGTAAATTATTTTAAAGACAAATCGTTTATAGAAGGTATAATAGATGTTTTTTGTCAGCCTTTCGCTCCTAAAACATATAATACACAAACAGAGCAGTGGGGAGATAGTTATCAATGGAAATACCCTCAGGATATTGAAAAATTCGGTACTATAGGTACAGGTATAGGTGGACAATATCCTTTATTTGATATAAGCTTTATTTGTTTATTACGCTTTACATTAAATAAGCTAGAAGAAAATCATGCACTTATAGTAACAGGAACAGACTCTGTAGCAGATGCTTTGGCTGATTTTGATTTTAATGGTAAAAAAGTTCGCGATTTTGTAGAGCTAAATACACCGATACAACATATAATACCTCAAGATGATGGGAAGAAGCTAACACTTAAAAGTAATAGTGGTAATGAAGTAGCAAGTGATATTAACCATTTAGTTATGGCTACCACGCACCGCTCTGCAGAAATATCAATGCATATAGACTCACTGTGGAGCTCAAAAGATAAAGCAATGGCAGAAACTCTTTTGCCTATGGCAAAAAGGCAAGCCGTTACTAACTTACACATAGCACAGTCTAGTAAATTCTTTTTAAAAATAAAACCTTGGTGGCAAGGAGAAGCCAATAAAGATAGAGTGAGATGTATTACTACTGATACTGCTATGGCAAACTTTTATACGCTAGATTACAATGAAAAAGATGAAGAAGCGATTTGTTTATTAAACTATGTGTGGGAAGATTTTTCTGAAAAAGCTGAAGCTCTTGGAGAGTTAGATGAACGTTATCAAAGATTCCTGGCAGACCTTAAAGCACTAGAGAATATAGATTATATACTAGAGGTAATGCCCGAAAATGTTACCGAAGAAAATGCTGTAATGATAGATTGGCAATTAAAAAAATACTATAACGGCGCATTTGCCTTAACTCAGGCAACACAAGAAGATTACCTGAGCAAGTTATATTATAATTTTATGAATGTAAGCACACAAAAAGTTGCCAAGATGTACTTTGCTGGAGATAGCTACTCTTGGGTAGGCGGCTGGGTAGAAGGAGCTTTACAAACAGGGCTTAACTCTTTTGCTGCTATAGTTGAGAGCATAAAAGGAGCCGAACTTACAAGTCCTAAAGAAAATCCATTTAATAATATGAACCCTAAAGCTATAGTTTATGACAACCCTAGCTCTATAGGGACAGTAATGTCATTTGGTCCATACGGAGGTTCATCAGTACATACTAACTATTTTCAAGAAACAATAAAACAGGGAGACACCTTTAAAGTGTACTGGGATTTGGCATGCGTAAGAGGGGTAGAGATAAATAATAAACTATATGGTAGTAAAGGAAGGGACTCAAAAACTGTTGATTTGTCAGAACCTATAAGTATATGCGAAGTATATGTAGGTCATGATAAAGATTATGACTCGCCTATAGTAAGAAGTTTTAAACTTAATGATACCCTTTTTGGAGTAGAACCTAAGGTAGATGATTTAAGATATAGCATACCGTTTAGTAACCCTGTTCAAATAACATCGGTAATGGGGCTTACAGGTAGCGTTGTTGATAGAATAGGTTTCTCTTTTGAAGTTATAGAAAACTCAGAACAACCAGAAAAAATGCAAAAAATGAGTAAATCACACTATATAAAAAGTAATGGAATAGCATTATTAATGTTACTATCCTTTATGCTACTTTCTTTAATATCCTGTAAGGGAGATAAAGATAAAATGTCTACTGAAATAGCCGAAAAGAATATGGCTGGGATTACACCAGTAGAATTTCCTGATAACTTAGGTATACCAAATTTTAGTTTTCCAGAAGATTCAACTAAAATATACACATGGTTAGATAATAAAGATGTAACAAGTATTACTAATCATGCTTGGGGTATATGGGCAGGGTTAACTACTAAAACCAATCAAATGTATGAGGGAGATTCTCTTTATGTATTTGAGACTTGGTTTGGAGTAAAAGAACTTGCAGAAATGACAGCATTTGGTAACAAGCAAGGAGGATGCAACCAAATTAAATATGAACGTACTTCTTTAAGTGTGCCAGAACAGTTTGTACATGCTCAGCTTTTTGCTAATGCAGCAGTTGTAGATACTACTTTTCAGATTTTTGAAACAGTATCATACAATCCTGGTGCAGCATGTTTTGCAACACAAAATCTTATATTCAATCAATCAGAGTTAAATAAATACCAACCATCAGAAGGAGATATAGGTAGAATACCTGATTTTCCTGCAAATGCCATTACAACCAAACCTACTTATTTTGCAGGAAAACCTGATGAAAATGGTTTAATAAGAGTACCCACTTGGCCTGGAACACCAGTACCAGCAAAGAAGTTTAAATATGATACATGGAATACTTATGTGTATGCTGATATTAATAATAGCCAACCTAAAAATAAAGTACTCGTTCCTGTAACAGGAAGTAACCCCACTAAAGAACAAATTAAAGCTGCCACCTGTAACGTAAACGACTTTATTAACTATAAGCTAGATAAAGTAGCAGCACTTTATTTAAATCAACATCAAGATCAAGAAAGTCATGATTTTAAAGTAGGAGATTTAATATTATTAGTAGGTATGCATGTTGCTACCAAAGAAATAAGCAACTGGACATGGCAAACTTATTTTTGGAGCTATAACCCTAATAATCCTTTTGCTCCGAGTTCTACTACTGAAGCAGCTTTAAGACCAACACAAATAAAAGGAGCAGCAGCCAATTATTCTGTTTCATCTGCATACGCTATGGTTTGGCCTAATCAACCCATTAATGGAGGAACAGATAAAGGAGCAGAACCTATAATTTCATTTAACCCATATCTAGAAGCTGGTTTTGGTCCTAATGTTTTTGGTTTAAAAAATAACTTTAAACCTGAGTTTGAATACGGAGTGCAAACTAACTGTATGTCTTGTCATGCTTTAGCAGTAGCTTCAGATAGAGGAGTATATTCTACAGATCAATATATTAGTATGAATAATGATACTATTTTTGCCAATGAAATACAACTAGATTTTGCATGGTCCATTCAAGGTAATATAAACAAGGATAAATAA
- a CDS encoding phage tail protein, whose protein sequence is MEEFIGTIQPFGFNFPPRGWLFCDGQILDIAQNTALFSLFGTTYGGDGRTTFGVPDLRGRSIVQPGSGPGLDTIMRGEVGGSEYVQVTPSQMPFHNHYLLQGQAIVDTTTTINTASNSASNEPDSGNNVFGSEGSFLNMYSEPPISDDHVGGVKSVSSISGTTTSIGTGNTIDIRNPFLGVYICVATVGIYPSRS, encoded by the coding sequence ATGGAAGAATTTATAGGAACAATACAACCATTTGGGTTTAATTTTCCACCTCGAGGTTGGCTCTTTTGTGATGGTCAAATACTTGACATAGCACAAAACACAGCGCTATTTTCACTATTTGGTACCACATATGGTGGAGATGGAAGAACCACTTTTGGAGTGCCAGATTTAAGAGGTCGTTCTATAGTACAACCAGGTTCAGGCCCAGGATTAGACACTATCATGCGAGGAGAGGTAGGGGGATCTGAGTATGTACAAGTTACACCTTCACAAATGCCTTTTCATAACCATTATTTGCTTCAAGGTCAGGCTATTGTAGATACTACTACAACTATTAACACAGCTTCTAACTCAGCTTCTAATGAGCCTGATTCGGGTAATAACGTTTTTGGTTCAGAAGGCTCGTTCCTGAATATGTATAGCGAGCCGCCTATCTCTGATGATCATGTAGGAGGAGTAAAATCTGTAAGTAGTATTAGTGGAACAACCACAAGTATAGGTACAGGTAATACTATTGATATACGCAATCCTTTTTTAGGTGTATATATATGTGTAGCTACAGTGGGTATATACCCATCAAGAAGTTAA
- a CDS encoding phage tail protein, which produces MEDYLATIKTFGFNFPPRGWAFCNGQLLSIAENTALFSLLGTTFGGDGRTTFGLPDLRGRSIVHPGTGSGLSTIKWGQRGGHEQVYMTINNLPPHHHELADGMARVITNTVINTASNSATNEPDSGNNAFGSEGSFPSIYSEPPISSDSIGGVTSESHISGVTANAGAGMPLYTRNPFLGLYTCIAMVGVFPSRG; this is translated from the coding sequence ATGGAAGATTATTTAGCAACAATAAAAACATTTGGTTTTAATTTCCCCCCAAGAGGCTGGGCTTTTTGTAATGGTCAATTACTTTCAATAGCAGAAAATACAGCTTTATTTTCCTTATTAGGAACAACATTTGGTGGCGATGGAAGAACCACTTTTGGGCTACCAGACTTAAGAGGACGATCTATAGTACATCCAGGTACGGGCTCAGGCTTAAGTACTATAAAGTGGGGACAAAGAGGAGGACATGAGCAGGTATATATGACAATTAATAATTTACCCCCTCATCATCATGAACTAGCAGATGGTATGGCGCGCGTAATTACTAATACTGTAATTAATACTGCTTCAAACTCAGCTACTAACGAGCCCGATTCAGGAAATAATGCATTTGGTTCAGAAGGATCATTTCCAAGTATTTATAGTGAACCACCTATTTCTAGCGATTCTATAGGAGGAGTAACATCAGAAAGCCATATTAGTGGTGTAACTGCAAATGCAGGTGCTGGGATGCCATTATATACTAGAAATCCATTTTTAGGATTATATACCTGTATTGCTATGGTAGGAGTATTCCCTTCAAGGGGCTAA
- a CDS encoding ABC transporter substrate-binding protein, with the protein MMSNIKVGILYLQSKQYNTMSRDFIRGIKMNNLPATYVMESIGIGANERQILEKIEKLHHQEEVNIIIGFFGHHNIKTVYEYVAENEIILIASDLGATLPYNIGKHNGVYINSYGLNESSYLLGEYFAKKNMKNIFSSSSYYDSGYGMLAAIEKALQKNNLNFSGHYITPFQPREDEADYMNHAMSGKSIDAVFAFYSGLYAEENADFISKTDLFNELTYYLTPFSVKKNVYHNKLNPIFVIGSWLQDSDDSLKSSFLEQYKEVYDHPPTIFSLLGYENALVLKTIFENEDPNSSYNSLLANMKKLTVEGPRGTIFFEKDTHRTVFNHYIYKIVTYDENNFSYQKVETLENDGSLIQAVLFHDPPSQPGGWQNAYLCH; encoded by the coding sequence ATGATGTCCAATATCAAAGTAGGTATTTTGTATTTACAGTCAAAGCAATATAACACAATGTCTCGCGATTTTATAAGAGGAATAAAGATGAATAATCTTCCTGCTACCTATGTTATGGAAAGTATAGGTATAGGTGCAAATGAGCGACAGATATTAGAAAAAATAGAAAAATTACACCATCAAGAAGAGGTTAACATTATAATAGGTTTTTTTGGACATCATAACATAAAAACAGTGTATGAGTATGTAGCAGAAAATGAAATAATTTTAATAGCATCTGATTTGGGGGCTACATTACCCTATAATATAGGTAAGCATAATGGAGTCTATATTAATTCTTATGGTTTAAATGAGTCTTCTTATTTATTAGGAGAATATTTTGCAAAAAAGAATATGAAAAATATTTTTAGCTCGTCTTCATACTACGATTCGGGTTATGGTATGCTAGCAGCTATAGAAAAAGCTCTGCAAAAAAATAATTTAAATTTTTCAGGACATTACATTACTCCATTTCAACCTCGAGAAGATGAAGCTGACTATATGAATCATGCCATGAGTGGTAAAAGCATAGATGCAGTTTTCGCATTTTATAGTGGTTTATATGCCGAAGAAAATGCGGATTTTATATCTAAAACAGATTTATTTAACGAATTAACATATTATTTGACACCGTTTTCTGTCAAAAAAAACGTGTATCATAACAAATTAAATCCTATTTTTGTCATAGGTTCATGGTTACAAGATAGCGACGATAGTCTAAAAAGCTCATTTTTAGAACAGTATAAAGAAGTATATGATCACCCCCCAACTATATTTTCTTTGTTAGGATACGAAAATGCACTTGTTTTAAAAACAATTTTTGAAAACGAAGATCCTAATAGCTCTTATAATTCCTTACTTGCCAATATGAAGAAGCTTACTGTTGAGGGGCCAAGGGGAACTATTTTTTTTGAAAAGGATACTCATAGAACAGTATTTAATCATTACATATATAAAATAGTTACTTATGATGAAAATAATTTTTCGTATCAAAAAGTGGAAACCCTCGAAAATGATGGGAGCCTTATTCAGGCTGTATTATTCCATGACCCTCCGTCTCAACCAGGAGGATGGCAAAATGCTTACTTATGTCACTAA